ATTAACGAGTCTCACCATGATCCCTATATGTGGATCCCTTGCATTCTGTAGCCCTTCTTGTTGCTCTGGTAGGTTGGAATGGAACGGGGCAGACTGCAGCTTGGTTGTCCAAGAGCTTTTTAGCACGTTTGGCATTGCTCTCCAAGGGGCTTTCAATCGAGAGGACCTTACACCATGCCCTCCGCGGGAGGGGTCATGTACTCGTGTCACGAAAGAGGCAGGTTCTTCTGCATCTTATCTACAACCCCTCTTCATTAACACATTAAAGACTAAagcaaaatataatatatacaacAATAGACCACAAAAGTCAATTGCATCTGAACTCAAGCTTGATTAATCTCTTTCAAAAATACTTGACGTGATTTTACATTTTTACATAGTTTACAGCCGCCTTCAATGACTGTCCCTCTCTTCATACAAGGAACCAACAGCCTAGATTGACATGAGCAGGAGATGATGTAATTTCCATCACCTAAGAAGATAATAtgaccaaaaaaggaaaagaaaattaacaagGAAAAACGAGAGAACAAAGCTACATCAACTCTTTCCCATTTGGAAATGACTAGGATCCATAAACAACGATTTCCCTTGTTAAAAGCAATAAGCAGTTCAATAATTTGATTTATCTAGCAAACCTTCAAAAAATAATTCTCGACTCCAGCACCCATTCTTCCCCCTTCTTGCATCTTCCTTGTGCCTGTTTTGCTGCATAGACTAAAAGCCCATGTATGTCTCCATCTTCAACATTTGAGATCCATTCCATCCAACGACTTACAGTAGTGTGCTCCTGaggttgaaattttataaatagcTCACTGTCATGACTAAATTGTGGAATACACTTTTCTTTCCCCATGGTTTTATGTACAGGATGGCATATATGCACACCATGGTCAAAAGGTCTTGGCCTAAAGCATTGGTTAGAAATAGCTTAGTTAGTCTGATAGCATCTCTTCCAATTCACCATAATCAGAGGATGCTCCATCATAATCCAAAACAGTTCCATTGAAGAGACCCTTCTCTAGGGACACATTCAGATCATAATCATCCGTATCAGGCCATTCTGGCTCATCATCAGCGTTCTGATCATCAATTATTACATCATCTTTTCTTGGGGCATCATAACCCTTGCCATATTTTCTCGGTCCTGAATCTTTCTTTGCCTTGGCCTGAGAATCTTCACATATGCAGGTAGATGGGTTCTCATGAAACTCACCCCTGCCTGGCCTCACTTCATTTGGCTCCCCCATGAAACCTCTCTGATTAGTACGAACTCCAGCGGCAAATGCTTCCCAAGTCATGTTACTTTTGCTTAAGAACAATCGATATAGTTTTTTAGCATTTGGACGAATGGTAGGCTTGTGTCCAAAATACCTCCTACAAGAAAGGAAGGTAAGATGAAACAACAAATCAAACAGAAAAGAGAAggtgggagggaatggaaagaaaTAAGACATACCTTCTTCCAGCTAATATTTTAGCCATATTACCATTGTTGTTGGTAACAAATACATCACTCTCATCGCAAACTATAAAGTCAAGTGCAGCCATGcgagaagaaaatgaagaaaatggtTCCAACTCCTCCTTGGTGGCTATAGTCTCTTTTGAATAGAAATTAGGGAACAGTGCTTTTAGGGGTGCCAATGTCTCTTCCCCTCCATAAACTTCCCCAGATGCCACATAAATATGGACATCACTGCCATATCCCAGTGCTCTCAGCATCAGACCTACTTCTTCTGGTGTGAGTGGACATTTTCCATGCCTCCTTTCCTTATCAGGATTACTAATCTGTGAATCAATCCAAAAAGTCTCAGATGTGCTTCATAAACTCTAGATCAGTGTTAAATACATGCAGTCGGAGCCAaatcaaattcacataaatatttatataggTATGCAGGGAAGTGTCTTTCTATCATCTTCTCTCTATTTTAAAGACAATCACGTGTGCATGTGCACACATTTTCTATGTTGGGAGGCTGCTATGCTGAATAAGGCCTCCATCAAATatatgttttctctcttttctataTCATACACACAGACAACCCACATCCCCTCCCCCTTTTTAAAGTCTGAATGTCTCGTGTCAGATGCAGAAACTCTAAAATATTGTGATGCAGGACAAAAACCAAAACAGAtgcaacaaaattgaaaatacagaaaataaaagatggATAACCTAGGAGCTGGCAACTAGTCTTGCTTGGAGTGCACTTAGTAAGAGAGAACAAATCTAGGAGATAACATCTGGGGTTGGCTGGAGTCAGCCCCAACCCATTGGAAAATTTCcaagaatttttattaatcaatcaAACTGTAAATAGTCTCAATAAAAGTACAATACTATGGTTATATAGACCATGACTTAATCCTAACTCTAGTTGACATAGGAAAACCATAATACTAAATGACTTGGGAAATCTCATTTATTGAAATACAGAAAATTTGACACTAGGTAATTAAATAAGATAGTAATAACCTAGTTTtctaataaaacctaaaataaaagcCAACCGACCAATAACttctaaaattacataaaacttttttttaaataataaaaaaattcccagCTTCCAGTTTCATATTAAGTTTCaggttttcatttttcatctctAAAACATGGAAGATCAGGTTTAGTTTAGAGAAATTCTAAAGGAGAATAGTTGAGCTTTACATGTAAAGTTTTCCACCTCCTTCGTATTGCACCCAgctctttcttttccttgtcTCCTCCACCATAATAACATCCTGAGAATGCAAGCATATCAGGTTCAAACCTGTGACAACAAAGATCCGGTTGGGTCAGGACACACTCAAAATTACTGTCCAAACTGGCAGATTCTAGAATGTAAAAGGCCTTGCTTGCCCAGTATAATGCAAAATATGcaataaaaatctattttccACAAAATGCAGTCAAGCTCATCATGATCAATCCAATTCATATCACTCAAAAACACTACACCTTACTGTCAGAATTCAAATTATACCCTTGAATGGCTATGCTGTTGTATATCCAcgttaaaagaaaatggaggaCTACGTTCTTAAGCTTATATATGCAAATATTGTGCAacatttttgtgtgtgcatATTCATAAATGTACATGAACTTGTGTAAATGCGCATGTCTGTACACGCACAGACGTAGAAGCACACGTGCATGTAAATGACAATCTATTCCAATGTCTGGTGGAGATGACCATCAACATGAAAGTTAAAAGGTACAAGAATTGCAGAGAACAAACGCAAGTGACATTAATTgccaaacatgactcaatactCCAATTAAACCATAGTAGTAATCAGAGATATAGAGGTTCAAAGACCAACCAGATTACCTCAGATGCAATGCAATATAATGTTTGCTTTTCAATCTCATTCGATGGACCAATTTTTCACCCATTTCAAGTATTGGATCAGTAAATTTTAGAGCATGGTAGTTAACTCTACATCTCAACTTTTGCAAATCTGTATCCAACTTGTTTGCGAGTCTGTAATCAAACTTAGTCAGCTGAACAGCCTGTCATGGAATAAAGACCAGTAAGTGTCCTTTTTTGGAATAAACAGATGCATATTCAAGGTAGAACATGAGTCTGTGCCACAAAATCAACAGTGATCAAAACTGAGGGTGTGGGATTGAGCAGTTCATCAATATTTATCCATAATAAATAGTTTATACCCATACCCCACCCAACCCATTTATTCAGGGTTGAAGCCCACCCACCACCACTCTCACCGACCTTTATTATTCTTACCATATAGGCTACCTTTTTCTCccaattttttggtggaaaatCCACCAAATACTGCCGCAAGAGGGGATTATTATGGTAGGACTGCTACAGGCAGATTTCTTATTACATAATCTGGAGGGAACAAACGGACGGTGAGCTGTGGGGAAAAGGTAAATCAAGGTTTAAGTCATGGGTTATGATCAGTTAGTGTAGGTTGTAGGTTCAACTGCTTAAGCTTGGAATGATGGATGGCatggtttttaatttataataaaaagagtCAAGCCCATAGCTTTTTATGTATTGGATATTTTCCCAAACACATACCTGATCTACATACTTGGTTTTGACTTGACAAGGATAATATTGTTTGTCATTTGTCATAAGGATATTTATTTTgagccagaaaaaaaaaaaaggatgttaATTGTGATAGTGGAACTAATATCCATGGGGAAAAGGTCATCATTTTACAAAGGCGCATAGGGTTAAAAGGTACAACTGACATAGTGGCACTAATTGGCTGTCAAATGGTGGAACTGAACTTGAGATTTTAGGGCTTGTTGAAAGCCATAAGAGTATACAAGCAA
This DNA window, taken from Quercus robur chromosome 2, dhQueRobu3.1, whole genome shotgun sequence, encodes the following:
- the LOC126712543 gene encoding O-fucosyltransferase 16; amino-acid sequence: MAQFQRRRHHYYNRLRLVIPLISAVSGVLLILFAFLSFLAPTPLDSDLLQHSPTNKVDENDAVGVPKFRVPKRGMKSDRDIWTSKNSKFYRGCSNASSKFPKVEAVTHPNRYLAIATSGGLNQQRTGITDAVVAARILNATLVIPKLDQKSFWKDSSNFSEIFDVDQFISYLSKDVKIIKQLPRKGKKKISMPTMRVPRKCSERCYHNRVLPVLLKRHAVQLTKFDYRLANKLDTDLQKLRCRVNYHALKFTDPILEMGEKLVHRMRLKSKHYIALHLRFEPDMLAFSGCYYGGGDKEKKELGAIRRRWKTLHISNPDKERRHGKCPLTPEEVGLMLRALGYGSDVHIYVASGEVYGGEETLAPLKALFPNFYSKETIATKEELEPFSSFSSRMAALDFIVCDESDVFVTNNNGNMAKILAGRRRYFGHKPTIRPNAKKLYRLFLSKSNMTWEAFAAGVRTNQRGFMGEPNEVRPGRGEFHENPSTCICEDSQAKAKKDSGPRKYGKGYDAPRKDDVIIDDQNADDEPEWPDTDDYDLNVSLEKGLFNGTVLDYDGASSDYGELEEMLSD